The nucleotide window GTTGTACCAATACCTCGGCGGATTCAATAGCAAAACGCTGCCGACACCGATGATGAACATATTGAACGGCGGCGAGCATGCCGACAACAACGTCGACATTCAAGAGTTTATGGTGATGCCGGTCGGTGCTGAGAACTTCGCCGAAGCGTTGCGTACGGGTGCAGAAATCTTTCACCACTTGAAGAAAGTACTGCAGGCGAAAGGCTACAACACAGGTGTAGGCGATGAAGGCGGCTTTGCTCCGGACTTGTCGTCCAACGAAGAGGCGATTCAAACGATTCTCGAAGCGGTCGAGAAAGCCGGCTATAAAGCGGGCGAAGATGTGAAAATCGCGCTTGATATTGCGTCTTCGGAAATGTACGAGGCCGGCAAGTACCACTTGAAAGGCGAAGGCGTGACGAAGACGTCGGAAGAAATGATCGAGTACTATGCAGAACTCGTGGAGAAATATCCGATCGTTTCAATTGAAGACGGCTTGGACGAAAACGACTGGGACGGTTGGCAGAAGCTGACGGAACGTCTTGGCGGCAAAGTGCAGCTCGTCGGCGACGACTTGTTCGTCACGAACACGAACAAGTTGGCCGAAGGGATCAAGAAGGGCGTCGGCAACTCGATTCTCGTGAAAGTCAACCAAATCGGTACGCTCACAGAAACGTTCGATGCGATTGAAATGGCGAAACGCGCCGGCTACACGGCGGTCATTTCGCATCGTTCCGGCGAGACGGAGGATACGACGATCGCCGACATCGCGGTCGCGACAAACGCCGGCCAAATCAAGACGGGCGCGCCTTCGCGCACCGATCGCGTCGCGAAGTACAATCAATTGCTGCGGATCGCCGACGACCTGAATGGAATCGGGGAGTATGCAGGCGTGAACGCTTTTTACAACCTGTCGAAATAACGCAAAAGCGCACTGAAATCATAGATTTCGGTGCGCTTTTATATTGTTAATTTTGTGAAAATTAGTAGTTGACAAAATATAAGGCTTGTACTACACTCGAACTAACGAAATATATTGTCGACAATACACAATACACTATGCACAAATGAACGAAACCGAATGAAACGATCATGATGACGCACTTTTCACGACGGCAACGCTTGTTTGAAAGTGCGTCGACTTGCGGGGGATGAGGGTGGAATTAACGGCTGAACAACGAGGTTTGCGGGAAAGGTTCATCGATACTTTCGGTTATTGGCATGAGTTGTGGAACGATCTTTTGGCGGAAGATCCGGTTTTCTTTGAAGCGTACGTAAATTTTGGCGGTGTCCCTTGGAAGCGCAATCATTTGCCGCCGAAGGTGAAAGAATTCATGCATATTGCCGTTGATGTTGCGGCGACTCACATGTATGAACCCGGTGTTCGCGAACACATCAGCAACGCGCTTAAACTTGGCGCAACGAAAGCAGAAATTATGGAAGTTTTCGAGCTCACGAGTACGTTAGGCATCCATGCGTGTAATTGCGGCGTACCGATTCTCGTCGATGAACTCGAGAAAACCGGTGTGCCATTGGATCGGAATCTTTCGGAACGGCAAGAACAGCTGAAACAAGAATTTACCGACAAACGCGGCTATTGGAATCCGTTTTGGGATGACCTTCTTGTGTTGGACACTGATTTCTTTGCATCGTACATTCATTTTTCATCGATTCCCTGGGAGCATGGCGTGCTGGAGCCGAAAGTGAAAGAGCTCGTTTACACCGCTTTCGATGTAGCTTCCACGCATATGTTTGCGCCGGGCTTGCGCCAACATATCCGAAACGCGCTGGCCTGCGGAGCGACGAAAGAAGAAGTCATGGATGTCATTGCGATTGCGTCAACGCTCGGCATTCACGGCTGCCATCTTGGGGTACCGATCCTCGTCGACGAATGGAAGAAGAGAGACCACGAATAAGTGGCATAGGGCTATACGTATTGGGGAGGAGAAGGAATGACGGACGGACATACAGAAAAGGTCGGCTTTATCGGACTCGGAAATATGGGCGGGCGTATGGGCAGGTGCATCCTTCAGAATGGGCAAACGCTTTTCGGCTATGACGTGAATCCGGAACAGTTGAACATTCCCGGGTTACAAGCGGCAGGAAGCGTCGGTGAACTCGTGCAAACAGTGGATATCGTCTTGCTCTCGCTTCCGAGCAGCGCGATCATAGAAAAAATCGTTCTAGGCGAAAATGGGGTTTTCGATCACGCACGGGAAGGACAAATCGTCGTCGATTTAAGTACAGCGCGCGTTTCGTCAAGCCGGGCGATCCATGATGCGCTTGCTGGAAAAGGCGTCAGCTTTCTTGATGCCGGCATTTCGGGCGGGGCGAAGCTTGCGGAGAAAGGTGAGCTGACGCTGATGGTCGGCGGAGACGCCGAGGGTCTCGAAAGGGTGCGGCCGATCCTCGAACTGTTCAGCAGCCATATCTTTCACATGGGCGGGAGCGGCTCCGGCCATGCAGCGAAAATCTTAAACAACTTTTTGAACGGAATCAGCTTGGCGGCAACAGCCGAGGTGATGGTTGCAGCGAAAAAAACCGGCCTCCATTTAGAGACTTTCTTGAACGTTGTCAACAACAGCAGCGGCGTCAATTTTGCAACCATCAACCGGTTTCCGTTCATCATTAAAGGTGATTATCTCGAAGGCGGCTTGACCGGCGAACTGATGGCAAAAGATCTTCATTTGTATCTGGAGTTGATCAAAGAGCTCGGGGTCGTCAGCTTTCAAGGGGCGAGTTGTCTCAATGCGTTTGAGGTCGCCAACGGCATGGGTTACCGCCATGAAATCAGCAACAAAGTCGTCGACGCTATAGGAGATTTAGCCGGCGGCGTTCGATTACACAAGGAGGGTTAAGGATGGAGGTTGTAAGAGGAAGAGCAGGGAAACCTTCGGAAAACCGTACGGCCACGTTCACGGGCAAAGTATGGGGGGACGGCATCCTCAGTACGGGCAACGTCACCGTAAATGACGTCTATTTCGAGCCGGGAGCGCGCACAAACTGGCACAAGCATGAAGAAGGGCAGCTGCTTCTCATTCAGCATGGCGCCGGTTATGTCGTCAACGAAGCCGGCGATGTTCTCGCTGTTAGAGCGGGGGACAAAGTGTTCATCCCGGCAGGGGAAGTGCATTGGCACGGCGGGGCACCGGATTCGTACATGCTTCATACGGCGATTTCATTAAAGAAGACGGAATGGCTGCATCCTGTATCTGATGACGATTACGAAAAGGCAGGCAAGGAATAAACGATCACGGAGATGAAGGAGGACTATTAGTGGGAAACAAATTTGACGAAGGTCTTGAAGTGAGAAGAAGTGTGCTGGGAAGCGAGTATGTTGATAAGGCTTTGAAAAACGTTGATGCATTCAACGAACCGATTCAGAAATTGGTAACCGAATATTGCTGGGGAGAGGTTTGGACGCGTCCGGGATTGACGAGAAAGCAGCGCAGCCTGATTAACTTGTCAATGATCACCGCCTTGAACCGCCCTCACGAATTGAGAACCCATGTCAAAGGGGCTCTCAACAACGGTTGTACGCCTGAGGAAATTCAAGAAGTTTTTATGCAATGCGCCATTTATTGCGGGGTGCCTGCTGCCCTTGACAGCTTTAGAATTGCGACGGAAGTGCTGAAAGAATCTCAAGAATAATTTTTCAATAAAATTTGTACCGAGGAGGCGCACAGGTGAACAAAAGAGGGTTGTTGATCGGCGGTGAAGAAATCTTCACAAGTTCGTCGTTCCCCGTGAAAAACAAATGGACGGGTGAAGTCGTTGCTCACATTGCCAGCGCGGAGA belongs to Bacillales bacterium and includes:
- the eno gene encoding phosphopyruvate hydratase, producing the protein MSMITEVYAREVLDSRGNPTVEVEVFLESGSAGRALVPSGASTGEYEAVELRDGDKDRYLGKGVLKAVENVNEKMAPELLGVEALDQVGVDKLLIELDGTENKGKFGANAILGVSMAVAHAAADEVGLPLYQYLGGFNSKTLPTPMMNILNGGEHADNNVDIQEFMVMPVGAENFAEALRTGAEIFHHLKKVLQAKGYNTGVGDEGGFAPDLSSNEEAIQTILEAVEKAGYKAGEDVKIALDIASSEMYEAGKYHLKGEGVTKTSEEMIEYYAELVEKYPIVSIEDGLDENDWDGWQKLTERLGGKVQLVGDDLFVTNTNKLAEGIKKGVGNSILVKVNQIGTLTETFDAIEMAKRAGYTAVISHRSGETEDTTIADIAVATNAGQIKTGAPSRTDRVAKYNQLLRIADDLNGIGEYAGVNAFYNLSK
- a CDS encoding NAD(P)-dependent oxidoreductase — encoded protein: MTDGHTEKVGFIGLGNMGGRMGRCILQNGQTLFGYDVNPEQLNIPGLQAAGSVGELVQTVDIVLLSLPSSAIIEKIVLGENGVFDHAREGQIVVDLSTARVSSSRAIHDALAGKGVSFLDAGISGGAKLAEKGELTLMVGGDAEGLERVRPILELFSSHIFHMGGSGSGHAAKILNNFLNGISLAATAEVMVAAKKTGLHLETFLNVVNNSSGVNFATINRFPFIIKGDYLEGGLTGELMAKDLHLYLELIKELGVVSFQGASCLNAFEVANGMGYRHEISNKVVDAIGDLAGGVRLHKEG
- a CDS encoding cupin domain-containing protein — encoded protein: MEVVRGRAGKPSENRTATFTGKVWGDGILSTGNVTVNDVYFEPGARTNWHKHEEGQLLLIQHGAGYVVNEAGDVLAVRAGDKVFIPAGEVHWHGGAPDSYMLHTAISLKKTEWLHPVSDDDYEKAGKE
- a CDS encoding carboxymuconolactone decarboxylase family protein, giving the protein MGNKFDEGLEVRRSVLGSEYVDKALKNVDAFNEPIQKLVTEYCWGEVWTRPGLTRKQRSLINLSMITALNRPHELRTHVKGALNNGCTPEEIQEVFMQCAIYCGVPAALDSFRIATEVLKESQE
- a CDS encoding carboxymuconolactone decarboxylase family protein gives rise to the protein MELTAEQRGLRERFIDTFGYWHELWNDLLAEDPVFFEAYVNFGGVPWKRNHLPPKVKEFMHIAVDVAATHMYEPGVREHISNALKLGATKAEIMEVFELTSTLGIHACNCGVPILVDELEKTGVPLDRNLSERQEQLKQEFTDKRGYWNPFWDDLLVLDTDFFASYIHFSSIPWEHGVLEPKVKELVYTAFDVASTHMFAPGLRQHIRNALACGATKEEVMDVIAIASTLGIHGCHLGVPILVDEWKKRDHE